A section of the Hevea brasiliensis isolate MT/VB/25A 57/8 chromosome 17, ASM3005281v1, whole genome shotgun sequence genome encodes:
- the LOC110634139 gene encoding cadmium/zinc-transporting ATPase HMA3 — protein sequence MAAQDKRTAANIISSKKKVQKSYFDVLGLCCSSEVPLIENILKSLDGVKEFSIIVPTRTVVVVHDNLLISQLQIVKALNQARLEANIRVNGNTSYQKKWPSPFAVGSGVLLLLSLLKYVYHPLHWLALGSVAIGIPPIFLKAIASIRNFRFDISILVLIAVMGTIAMNDYIEAGTIVFLFTIAEWLELRASHKANAAMSSLMSIAPQKAIIAETGEEVDADEVKLNTILAVKAGEIIPIDGIVVDGNCEVDERSLTGESFPVPKQKDSTVWAGTINLNGYVSVKTTALAEDCVVAKMVKLVEEAQTSKSKTQRFIDKIAQYYTPAVIILSVSFVVVPLALRVHNRNHWFHLALVVLVSACPCGLILSTPIATFCALTKAATSGVLIKGGDYLERLAKIKVMAFDKTGTITRGEFIVEDFQSLCEDVSLDALLYWVSCIESKSSHPMADALVDYGRTRSVEPNPENVVDFQNFPGEGIHGKIDGKKIYIGNRKIALRAGCGTVPVPEEGDMKRGKTIGYVYYGATPAGIFSLSDACRTGVAEAITELKSFGIRTAMLTGDCQAAAMHAQEQLGHALEVVQAELLPEDKARIIKTFKKEGPTAMIGDGLNDAPALATADIGISMGISGSALATETGHVILMSNDIRKVPKAIQLARKAHRKVIENVILSISIKSAILALGFAGHPLIWAAVLADVGTCLLVIFNSMLLLRGNHKQGRKCCKLSAAENTKKCENKNSSHHHKPCCSKEKVAKACQPQELHTCASKCESDDLNKNISCGKKCTNLANRQQQNEVMHCGNGSCNTVDLEANNPHQHACCQSSAAENTEKCDVKNSSHHHKPCCSNQKVAKVCQRQELQICASRCESNDLNKNISCGKKCTNSANRQQNEVKHCGLGSCNTVDVEANNPHKHACSGSHNLSLGTTNKCTSSAEMQGKFIEGDGLHKEEHSHHRHCDQITHHCTSNHSNHSSDIEGVQKMTKNGHCHSNLCDVSSENAIESGFNHRPHHFDHVVKNCCNSHTGIDIQQGMNCSEATTIQACMSLEKRENGGCCKSYMKECCSKDGRFSTGFGGGLSEIITE from the exons ATGGCTGCCCAGGACAAAAGAACGGCAGCAAACATCATCAGCAGCAAGAAAAAGGTTCAGAAAAGCTACTTTGATGTGTTAGGACTTTGCTGCTCCTCTGAAGTTCCTTTGATTGAGAATATCCTCAAGTCTCTTGATGGTGTTAAAGAATTCTCAATTATCGTCCCAACAAGAACAGTTGTAGTTGTCCATGATAATCTTCTCATCTCTCAGCTTCAAATTG TAAAGGCCCTGAATCAAGCACGACTGGAAGCAAATATTAGAGTGAATGGAAACACCAGTTACCAGAAGAAATGGCCAAGTCCATTTGCTGTGGGTAGTGGTGTTTTGCTTTTGCTATCTTTGTTGAAGTATGTTTATCATCCTCTTCATTGGCTGGCTCTGGGATCTGTGGCCATTGGAATCCCTCCCATCTTCTTGAAAGCCATTGCTTCTATCAGGAATTTTAGGTTTGATATCAGCATTCTTGTTCTCATTGCAG TGATGGGGACAATAGCTATGAATGATTATATTGAAGCAGGAACCATTGTCTTTCTCTTTACTATTGCAGAATGGCTTGAGTTAAGGGCAAGCCACAAG GCTAATGCAGCAATGTCATCATTGATGAGCATAGCTCCTCAGAAAGCAATCATAGCTGAAACAGGAGAAGAAGTGGATGCTGATGAGGTAAAGTTAAACACTATTCTCGCAGTTAAAGCTGGCGAGATCATACCAATTGATGGAATTGTTGTAGATGGCAATTGTGAAGTGGATGAGAGAAGTCTAACTGGAGAATCATTCCCAGTTCCTAAACAAAAGGATTCTACCGTGTGGGCTGGCACTATCAACCTTAATG GTTACGTTAGTGTTAAAACTACTGCTCTAGCTGAAGATTGTGTGGTAGCTAAAATGGTGAAGCTGGTTGAAGAAGCTCAAACCAGCAAGTCTAAAACTCAAAGATTCATAGACAAAATTGCACAGTATTACACTCCAG CGGTGATAATCTTATCAGTTAGCTTCGTAGTAGTTCCTCTGGCACTAAGAGTTCATAACCGTAATCACTGGTTTCACTTAGCATTGGTGGTCTTAGTAAGTGCATGCCCATGTGGTCTTATCCTCTCCACGCCCATAGCAACTTTCTGCGCACTTACGAAGGCTGCAACATCTGGTGTTTTGATCAAAGGTGGAGACTATCTCGAAAGACTTGCCAAGATCAAGGTAATGGCTTTCGACAAGACTGGAACTATCACAAGAGGCGAATTCATTGTGGAAGATTTCCAATCTCTTTGTGAAGATGTGAGCCTTGACGCATTGCTTTACTG gGTTTCATGCATTGAGAGCAAGTCAAGTCATCCAATGGCAGATGCGCTTGTCGACTATGGAAGGACTCGTTCAGTAGAGCCAAACCCTGAGAATGTGGTGGATTTTCAGAATTTTCCTGGAGAAGGCATCCATGGGAAAATTGATGGGAAAAAAATTTACATTGGAAACAGAAAGATTGCTCTAAGAGCTGGGTGTGGAACAG TTCCAGTGCCAGAAGAAGGGGATATGAAGAGAGGAAAGACCATTGGATATGTGTACTATGGTGCAACCCCTGCTGGAATTTTCAGCCTCTCTGATGCCTGTAGGACTGGTGTTGCAGAGGCGATCACTGAGCTGAAGTCATTTGGCATTAGAACTGCTATGCTAACAGGAGATTGTCAAGCAGCAGCAATGCATGCTCAAGAACAG CTAGGACATGCTCTTGAAGTAGTCCAGGCAGAGCTCCTACCAGAAGACAAGGCCAGGATTATCAAAACATTTAAGAAGGAAGGGCCAACTGCAATGATTGGAGATGGATTGAATGATGCCCCTGCATTGGCTACAGCTGATATTGGTATCTCAATGGGAATTTCAGGTTCAGCACTTGCAACAGAGACAGGGCATGTCATTCTTATGTCAAACGACATCAGAAAAGTACCCAAAGCAATCCAGCTTGCGAGAAAAGCTCATAGGAAAGTAATTGAGAATGTCATTCTGTCAATATCTATCAAGTCTGCTATCCTCGCCTTGGGATTTGCTGGTCATCCTCTTATTTGGGCTGCTGTCCTTGCCGATGTTGGCACCTGTCTGTTAGTGATCTTTAACAGCATGTTGCTTTTGCGGGGAAACCATAAACAAGGTAGAAAATGCTGCAAATTATCGGCTGCAGAAAATACTAAAAAATGTGAAAATAAAAATTCATCTCATCATCACAAGCCTTGCTGCTCTAAAGAAAAGGTTGCGAAAGCGTGTCAACCTCAAGAGTTGCATACCTGTGCTTCAAAATGTGAATCGGATGATCTAAACAAGAACATATCTTGTGGGAAGAAGTGCACAAATTTGGCTAACAGGCAGCAGCAGAATGAAGTGATGCATTGTGGTAATGGAAGCTGCAATACAGTCGACTTAGAGGCGAACAATCCACACCAACATGCTTGCTGCCAATCATCAGCTGCAGAAAATACTGAGAAATGTGATGTTAAAAATTCATCTCATCATCACAAGCCTTGCTGCTCTAACCAAAAGGTCGCAAAAGTGTGTCAACGTCAAGAATTGCAAATCTGTGCTTCAAGATGTGAATCGAATGATCTAAACAAGAACATATCATGTGGGAAGAAGTGCACAAATTCAGCTAACAGGCAGCAGAATGAAGTGAAGCATTGTGGCCTTGGAAGCTGCAATACAGTTGACGTGGAGGCTAACAATCCACACAAACATGCTTGTTCAGGCTCTCATAATTTGAGCTTGGGCACGACAAATAAATGCACAAGTTCAGCAGAAATGCAAGGAAAATTCATTGAAGGAGATGGACTGCATAAGGAAGAACATTCTCACCATAGGCATTGTGATCAAATCACTCATCATTGTACCTCTAACCATTCAAACCATTCTTCTGACATAGAAGGTGTCCAAAAGATGACCAAAAATGGTCATTGCCACTCCAACCTCTGTGATGTTTCTTCAGAAAACGCTATTGAATCAGGTTTCAATCACAGGCCTCACCATTTCGATCATGTTGTCAAGAATTGTTGCAACAGCCACACTGGCATTGATATTCAGCAGGGCATGAACTGCAGTGAAGCAACAACCATTCAAGCTTGTATGAGCctggagaagagagaaaatggggGTTGTTGCAAGAGCTATATGAAGGAATGTTGCAGTAAGGATGGACGATTTTCAACTGGTTTTGGTGGAGGCTTGTCAGAAATTATCACTGAATAG